A genomic stretch from Campylobacter concisus includes:
- a CDS encoding YagU family protein: protein MSNLVTKPRFALATLIGLVAGIVSAFVKWGAEFPLPPRSPMDMFNAACGPESTIRAADAIDCSRNFLNPPYVFLRDYLGVADPNAAIYEFAGHAFNYVMMTHILFSIVFAVAYCVLAEKFPKITIWQGLLVGIIVNIAVHVITLPILGLTPPLWTLPWYEHVSEFVGHMIWFWSIEIIRHDLRARITKEKDPSDYCCCNA, encoded by the coding sequence ATGTCAAATTTAGTAACAAAACCTAGATTTGCTCTGGCTACATTGATCGGCCTTGTCGCTGGCATTGTCTCAGCTTTTGTCAAATGGGGAGCAGAATTTCCACTTCCTCCAAGAAGTCCGATGGATATGTTTAACGCTGCTTGCGGACCAGAGAGTACCATTAGGGCAGCCGATGCGATCGATTGCTCTAGAAATTTCTTAAATCCGCCTTATGTATTTTTAAGGGATTATTTGGGCGTAGCCGATCCAAATGCCGCCATTTACGAGTTTGCAGGGCATGCGTTTAACTACGTAATGATGACGCATATATTATTTTCGATCGTTTTCGCGGTTGCTTATTGTGTTTTGGCTGAGAAATTTCCAAAGATTACAATATGGCAAGGCTTACTAGTTGGCATTATCGTAAATATCGCTGTTCACGTGATCACATTGCCTATTTTAGGGCTTACTCCACCACTTTGGACACTCCCTTGGTACGAGCATGTATCTGAATTTGTCGGCCACATGATATGGTTTTGGTCGATAGAGATCATCCGCCACGACCTAAGAGCCAGGATCACAAAAGAAAAAGATCCAAGTGATTATTGCTGCTGCAACGCATAA
- a CDS encoding 2,3,4,5-tetrahydropyridine-2,6-carboxylate N-succinyltransferase → MSKEFKDANEFKEFFEEFRKKDGYKDPLAFGIARIDRGQKNTDKILQATFAVVNYKESFLSAAAYIYALQKCDVKVDFNGSEFIADLTPKVVKKASKLFSVFEKEISSHKNVQNLHAVKMAFDDDLELNENKFKLVFLFDDAKPLSVEAVYLKLYLISLGKVAPRTIVLDGAFGVLPNVAWTSQNTPIELEWLRENEISLKMFGEYPAIVSVDKFPRFLSHIIPADNTRILDSAKVRMGAAVYPGTVVMPGAAYINFNAGTTGGVMVEGRVSSSVVVGEGSDVGGGASILGVLSGTNGNPVSIGKHCLLGANSVTGVPLGDNCIVDAGIAVLEGTKVYISASEREKLAKLNPEFKFEAEIYKALELGGLNGLHFRQNSQTGQITASASKRAIKLNEALH, encoded by the coding sequence ATGTCTAAAGAGTTTAAAGATGCAAATGAATTTAAGGAATTTTTTGAAGAATTTAGAAAAAAAGATGGCTACAAAGATCCGCTTGCTTTTGGTATCGCTAGGATCGATCGCGGACAAAAAAATACAGATAAAATTTTGCAAGCGACTTTTGCTGTTGTAAATTACAAAGAGAGCTTTTTAAGCGCAGCTGCTTATATCTATGCTTTACAAAAATGTGACGTTAAGGTTGATTTTAACGGCTCTGAATTTATAGCTGATCTTACGCCAAAAGTGGTAAAAAAGGCTAGTAAGCTCTTTAGCGTCTTTGAAAAAGAGATAAGCTCTCATAAAAATGTACAAAATTTACATGCCGTAAAAATGGCATTTGATGACGATCTTGAACTAAATGAGAATAAATTTAAGCTTGTGTTTTTGTTTGATGATGCAAAACCACTTAGCGTGGAGGCCGTATATCTTAAGCTTTACTTGATATCGCTTGGCAAAGTCGCACCTAGAACGATCGTACTTGATGGAGCTTTTGGTGTGTTGCCAAATGTTGCATGGACTAGCCAAAATACGCCAATTGAGCTTGAATGGCTAAGAGAAAATGAAATTTCTCTAAAGATGTTTGGCGAATATCCAGCGATCGTTAGCGTCGATAAATTCCCAAGATTTTTAAGCCACATCATTCCAGCGGATAATACGAGAATTTTAGACTCAGCTAAGGTTCGCATGGGTGCTGCCGTGTATCCTGGCACAGTCGTTATGCCAGGTGCTGCCTATATCAACTTTAACGCAGGTACAACTGGTGGCGTGATGGTTGAAGGCAGAGTCAGCAGCTCTGTCGTAGTTGGCGAGGGCAGTGACGTAGGCGGAGGGGCAAGTATACTTGGCGTGCTAAGTGGCACAAACGGCAACCCTGTAAGTATCGGCAAACACTGCTTGCTTGGCGCAAATTCAGTCACAGGCGTACCTCTTGGTGATAACTGCATCGTGGATGCTGGCATAGCGGTGCTTGAGGGCACAAAGGTCTATATATCAGCTAGCGAGCGCGAAAAGCTAGCTAAACTAAATCCAGAGTTTAAATTTGAAGCTGAAATTTACAAAGCGCTTGAGCTTGGCGGGCTAAACGGACTTCATTTTAGACAAAATAGCCAAACAGGTCAGATCACTGCAAGTGCGAGCAAAAGGGCGATCAAGCTAAATGAGGCACTTCATTAA
- a CDS encoding Fic family protein, producing the protein MLDKNFDWWAGTHATRHSDNIVSLMLEANLNKAPMNFEWLHGWYNALFEYIQSKTYKIKRAKFRDDEMSVVSGPSKNVQIHYEALPVERIEDEMRKILNFINKSPENAYVKSALAYLWFVIIHPYDDGNGCMARGFGTLLTAWLVMVSSHFLSLALFKQIEKIIMKF; encoded by the coding sequence ATGTTAGACAAAAATTTTGACTGGTGGGCTGGCACTCATGCAACTAGACATAGCGACAACATAGTCTCGCTAATGCTTGAAGCAAATTTAAACAAAGCCCCTATGAACTTCGAGTGGCTACATGGCTGGTACAATGCCTTGTTTGAATATATCCAAAGCAAAACTTATAAGATAAAAAGAGCTAAATTTAGAGATGATGAGATGAGCGTCGTCTCAGGTCCTTCAAAAAATGTGCAAATTCACTACGAAGCCTTGCCAGTAGAGCGCATAGAGGATGAGATGAGAAAAATTTTAAATTTTATCAATAAAAGCCCTGAAAACGCCTATGTAAAAAGCGCCTTAGCGTACCTTTGGTTTGTGATCATCCATCCTTATGACGACGGCAACGGATGCATGGCAAGGGGTTTTGGCACACTACTTACTGCTTGGCTGGTGATGGTATCAAGCCATTTTCTATCTCTAGCATTATTTAAGCAAATAGAAAAAATTATTATGAAATTTTAG
- a CDS encoding peptidoglycan-binding protein: protein MKLSSSLLSVGLGVLLLSGCATGNSNGVTGSAAGSNNNNANTKIEKCSSTLGTLAFYEDQNSDWYSYLTHNYKLTSTIPVLRLLAQQTGCFVIVERGAMMDNMMQERALDRSGELRGGSGFGKGKMVAADYTIRPEIFFSNEDTGGAGALVEALFGSVAGAIAGGFSTKETQTTLVLIENRSGVQLAAAIGSASSTDFFGMGGGAGASLGAGLGVYSRTPEGKTLVNAFLDSMNQLVIALKDYKAQNVKGGLGKGGSLKVGD from the coding sequence ATGAAGTTAAGTTCATCTTTACTAAGCGTAGGCCTTGGAGTTTTACTTTTAAGCGGTTGTGCAACTGGCAATAGCAACGGTGTAACTGGCAGTGCTGCTGGAAGCAATAACAATAATGCTAACACAAAAATAGAAAAATGCAGTAGCACTCTTGGAACACTTGCGTTTTATGAAGACCAAAATTCTGATTGGTATTCATATTTAACACACAACTACAAGCTCACATCAACTATTCCGGTTTTGCGTCTTCTTGCGCAACAAACTGGTTGTTTTGTTATAGTTGAACGTGGCGCTATGATGGATAATATGATGCAAGAGCGTGCACTTGATAGATCAGGAGAACTACGTGGTGGTTCTGGCTTTGGTAAAGGTAAAATGGTAGCAGCTGATTATACTATTCGCCCTGAAATTTTCTTTAGCAACGAAGATACAGGCGGAGCAGGCGCTCTTGTTGAAGCACTTTTTGGTAGTGTAGCAGGTGCTATAGCTGGTGGTTTTTCAACAAAAGAGACGCAAACTACATTGGTTCTTATAGAGAATCGCTCAGGTGTTCAATTAGCAGCAGCCATTGGCTCAGCTTCTAGCACTGATTTCTTTGGTATGGGCGGTGGCGCTGGTGCTTCTCTTGGCGCGGGACTTGGCGTATATTCAAGAACACCTGAGGGAAAAACACTTGTAAATGCTTTTCTTGATTCAATGAATCAATTAGTTATTGCTCTAAAAGACTACAAAGCACAAAATGTAAAAGGCGGTCTTGGTAAAGGCGGAAGTTTAAAAGTAGGAGATTAA
- a CDS encoding gamma-glutamyl phosphate reductase, giving the protein MKFIAILFCSLTFLFAMSYEKKVEARLCNLINQREMAKFYGDIRSIDSFDKKIESYKFRNGMEKFDEDSCRTNGYYPVNPNYAPYPPEYRPYYQNRYDRFQRGYRGDYYNDDDYDDGFDRGYRRGYKDARRDYRLGR; this is encoded by the coding sequence ATGAAATTTATAGCCATTTTATTTTGTTCATTAACTTTTTTGTTTGCTATGAGCTATGAAAAAAAAGTTGAAGCTAGACTTTGCAATCTTATAAATCAAAGAGAAATGGCTAAATTTTATGGCGACATAAGAAGTATTGATAGCTTTGATAAAAAAATAGAAAGCTATAAATTTCGTAATGGAATGGAAAAATTCGATGAGGATAGCTGCCGTACAAATGGCTACTATCCTGTTAATCCAAACTATGCGCCATATCCTCCTGAGTACCGTCCATACTATCAAAATAGATATGATAGATTTCAGCGTGGTTACCGCGGAGACTACTATAACGATGACGACTATGATGATGGCTTCGATCGTGGTTATAGGCGTGGTTACAAGGATGCTAGAAGAGATTATAGGTTAGGTAGATAA